The following coding sequences lie in one Flagellimonas eckloniae genomic window:
- a CDS encoding mechanosensitive ion channel — protein sequence MEYLENMLSSITNSVGDFLPATIGAILILVIGWFIAGLLKRITSKLIKRTGVDEKMKSDKITLSKFVGKLVYFLVMIFVFMLALEKLGMQSVLDPVKNLLDGFLNFIPNLIGAGLVGYIGYMLASVVSELVGMSGDTIKKYVPKLGLSEGLDLVGILKKVVFIFIFIPLLISALNILNMDAISEPATSVLTQFFDAIPKVLLAVFILMLFILGGRFLSQMIKDILAKMNLNDFANKMYLTNMIGNTNLSNAIGNIVYFFIIIFGLVTAIEKLEFVQLTAILETITNLSGKVLFGLIIIMIGNWVSIIAKNAFAKNDNNSFVASVLRIAILAIFLAMGLKTMGMADDIINLAFGITLGTIAVTVALSFGLGGRSAAGKQMEKILQKFNTKN from the coding sequence AAAACGCATTACATCCAAACTTATAAAAAGAACTGGGGTTGATGAAAAAATGAAAAGCGATAAAATAACCCTGTCAAAATTCGTTGGTAAACTTGTTTACTTTCTAGTGATGATTTTTGTCTTTATGCTTGCCTTAGAAAAGCTAGGTATGCAAAGTGTTTTAGATCCTGTGAAAAATCTACTTGATGGTTTTCTCAACTTCATTCCCAATCTTATAGGCGCAGGCTTGGTTGGCTACATTGGGTATATGTTGGCATCTGTAGTTTCCGAACTTGTTGGAATGTCTGGTGATACCATAAAAAAATATGTCCCGAAGCTTGGTTTATCAGAAGGTCTTGATCTGGTCGGCATCTTAAAGAAAGTTGTATTTATCTTTATTTTTATTCCACTTTTAATATCGGCTCTAAATATTTTGAACATGGACGCCATTTCTGAGCCAGCCACATCTGTATTGACGCAATTTTTTGATGCAATTCCCAAAGTTCTATTAGCTGTATTTATTTTAATGCTATTTATTCTAGGCGGAAGATTTTTATCGCAAATGATAAAAGATATCTTGGCTAAGATGAACCTAAATGATTTTGCAAATAAAATGTATTTGACCAATATGATCGGCAATACAAATCTGTCTAATGCCATTGGTAACATAGTATACTTTTTCATTATCATTTTTGGATTGGTGACTGCTATTGAAAAGTTAGAGTTTGTTCAACTAACAGCAATTTTGGAAACCATTACAAATTTGTCAGGTAAAGTTTTATTTGGATTGATCATTATTATGATTGGTAATTGGGTATCAATAATTGCAAAAAATGCATTTGCTAAAAATGACAACAATAGTTTTGTAGCTTCTGTATTACGTATTGCAATTCTAGCAATTTTTCTAGCTATGGGTTTAAAGACCATGGGAATGGCCGACGATATAATCAACCTTGCATTTGGCATTACCCTTGGTACAATTGCCGTTACCGTTGCCCTATCTTTTGGCCTTGGAGGCAGATCAGCTGCCGGAAAGCAAATGGAAAAAATACTTCAAAAGTTTAATACTAAGAATTAG
- a CDS encoding DUF6768 family protein — protein sequence MKKDIEKIDELIKEALTKEEAKFYDELGEQNIFEKLGGVFRGKSGWLAIIMNLVNLIILGLLIFCIVQFLNTDVTNELIEWGTAIFACLIFMSMIKLFVWMQMDKNDILRELKRLELQIATLSNKKND from the coding sequence ATGAAAAAAGACATTGAAAAAATAGACGAACTTATTAAGGAGGCTTTAACCAAAGAAGAGGCAAAATTTTATGATGAGCTTGGAGAACAGAATATTTTTGAAAAACTTGGAGGGGTATTTAGGGGAAAATCAGGATGGTTGGCCATTATAATGAATTTGGTCAATCTCATAATTTTAGGATTACTTATATTCTGTATCGTTCAATTTTTAAATACGGACGTGACAAATGAGCTTATTGAATGGGGAACGGCAATATTTGCATGCCTAATTTTTATGAGTATGATAAAGCTGTTTGTATGGATGCAAATGGATAAGAACGATATTTTGAGGGAACTTAAGCGATTGGAATTACAAATTGCAACTTTATCGAATAAAAAGAATGATTGA
- a CDS encoding RNA polymerase sigma factor, with product MKTTEYAFDGLLVLEYQSGNRKSLSLLVKRHHVRLCKHSYRFTYDVEVSKDIVQDSWKTIISKLYTLKDPNSFSSWATRIVTRKSLDYLGKLKRNRMHIESIHKDATTTDSSDDRESEIKKLHLAIKELPENQQMVLRLFYLEEYSLKEIESILEISVGTAKSRLFHAREKLKELLKTKKR from the coding sequence ATGAAAACAACGGAATACGCATTTGACGGACTACTGGTATTGGAATATCAATCTGGAAACAGAAAATCTTTATCCCTATTGGTAAAGAGGCATCATGTTAGGTTATGCAAACATTCGTATAGATTTACGTATGATGTTGAAGTTTCAAAAGATATTGTCCAAGATTCATGGAAGACTATTATTAGCAAGCTTTATACACTCAAGGACCCTAATAGTTTCAGCAGTTGGGCCACAAGAATAGTGACCAGAAAGTCTCTGGATTATTTAGGTAAGCTAAAAAGAAATAGGATGCATATTGAAAGTATTCATAAAGATGCCACGACGACTGATAGTTCTGATGACAGGGAGTCCGAGATTAAAAAACTCCACTTGGCTATAAAAGAATTACCGGAAAATCAACAGATGGTATTAAGACTATTTTACTTGGAAGAGTATTCATTGAAAGAAATTGAAAGCATTTTGGAAATATCCGTTGGAACAGCTAAATCAAGGCTGTTTCATGCCAGAGAAAAATTAAAGGAACTATTAAAGACAAAGAAACGATGA
- the rlmD gene encoding 23S rRNA (uracil(1939)-C(5))-methyltransferase RlmD, whose amino-acid sequence MRKKRSRQTFEHVEVIDAGAKGKSVGKAPDGRVIFLSNAVPGDVVDVMTTKKRKAFFEGVATNFHTYSDKRTAPECEHFGVCGGCKWQHMAYEHQLYFKQKEVENNLKRIGNLDLPELTPILGSKKQYFYRNKMEFSFSSSRWLTQEEINSTDQIEDRNALGFHIPGMWDKILDIKKCHLQEDPSNAIRLEIRGFSSENGLPFFYPRKQEGLLRTMMLRTTSIGEIMLLIQFYEDNLQQRELLLNHLKQKFPEITSLQYVINQKQNDTIYDQEVLCYAGRDHIFEEMEGLRFKINAKSFYQTNSEQAFELYKITRDFAGLTGNELVYDLYTGTGTIAQFVAKNAKKVIGIESVPEAIEDAKTNAANNEITNVDFFVGDMKNVFSKEFVNLHGQPDIVITDPPRDGMHKQVVEQLLHAAPPKIVYVSCNSATQARDLAILNKKYTIVKVQPVDMFPQTHHVENVVLLKKRV is encoded by the coding sequence ATGCGCAAAAAAAGAAGTCGACAAACTTTTGAACATGTTGAGGTAATCGATGCTGGGGCAAAAGGTAAATCTGTTGGAAAAGCTCCAGATGGGAGGGTAATTTTTCTTTCCAATGCAGTGCCAGGTGATGTTGTTGATGTAATGACCACCAAAAAAAGGAAGGCATTTTTTGAAGGAGTAGCTACAAATTTCCACACGTACTCCGATAAAAGAACAGCTCCAGAATGCGAGCACTTTGGAGTTTGTGGTGGTTGCAAATGGCAGCACATGGCGTACGAACATCAACTCTATTTTAAACAGAAAGAGGTTGAAAATAACCTAAAACGCATTGGAAATCTTGACTTGCCGGAACTAACACCAATACTAGGTTCAAAAAAGCAATATTTCTACCGGAACAAAATGGAGTTTTCTTTTTCGAGCAGTCGATGGCTAACACAAGAAGAAATCAATTCAACAGACCAAATTGAAGATAGAAATGCCCTAGGGTTCCATATTCCCGGTATGTGGGACAAGATTCTGGACATTAAAAAATGTCACCTTCAAGAAGATCCTTCAAACGCAATCCGTTTAGAAATTAGGGGATTTTCCAGCGAAAACGGATTACCATTTTTTTACCCAAGAAAACAAGAAGGATTATTGAGAACCATGATGTTGAGAACAACCTCAATAGGTGAAATAATGCTTCTCATTCAATTTTATGAGGATAACCTTCAACAACGTGAGTTGCTATTGAATCACCTAAAACAAAAATTTCCTGAAATTACCTCGTTACAATATGTAATCAACCAAAAGCAGAACGATACTATTTATGACCAAGAAGTACTCTGTTATGCTGGGCGTGATCATATTTTTGAAGAGATGGAGGGGCTTCGATTCAAGATAAATGCAAAGTCCTTTTATCAGACCAATTCAGAGCAAGCCTTTGAATTATACAAAATTACGCGAGATTTTGCAGGTCTTACAGGAAATGAGTTGGTCTATGATCTATACACCGGTACGGGAACCATAGCACAGTTTGTCGCAAAAAATGCAAAGAAAGTAATAGGTATAGAGTCTGTACCCGAAGCCATTGAAGATGCAAAGACAAATGCAGCCAACAACGAAATCACTAACGTGGATTTCTTTGTAGGGGATATGAAAAATGTGTTCAGCAAAGAGTTTGTTAATCTGCACGGACAACCTGACATTGTTATTACGGATCCCCCACGAGATGGCATGCATAAACAAGTGGTTGAACAACTTTTACACGCTGCTCCACCCAAAATTGTTTATGTAAGTTGTAACAGTGCCACACAGGCAAGGGATTTGGCTATTTTGAATAAAAAGTATACTATCGTCAAGGTGCAACCTGTTGACATGTTTCCCCAAACCCATCACGTTGAAAATGTTGTACTTTTGAAAAAACGGGTATAA
- a CDS encoding DUF6452 family protein, with protein sequence MKKILPILLITFLFVHISSCEKDDICVDGDTPLLYIGFYDASDTTEFKNVPTLRIKEVVLDSVLDTFTDRSSSLDSVGMPLRIDASSTSFAFISGSADDETTGEETGTVDTLTINYQTLEVFISRACGFVANYDDLTVTLPESTENWIQDITIVEETIENSNNIHVKIFH encoded by the coding sequence ATGAAGAAAATACTTCCAATCTTACTGATTACCTTTTTATTTGTGCATATTTCTTCTTGTGAAAAGGATGATATCTGTGTTGACGGTGATACTCCCCTACTTTACATTGGCTTTTATGATGCTTCGGATACCACTGAATTTAAAAATGTCCCAACCCTAAGAATTAAGGAAGTTGTTTTGGATTCTGTTCTTGACACTTTTACAGATCGTTCCAGCTCTTTGGATTCTGTTGGCATGCCATTACGTATAGATGCTAGCAGTACGAGTTTTGCTTTTATTTCAGGTTCTGCCGATGATGAAACGACTGGTGAGGAAACTGGTACTGTTGATACGTTGACAATCAATTACCAAACTCTGGAAGTCTTTATATCCAGAGCCTGCGGCTTTGTCGCTAATTACGATGATTTGACCGTAACACTTCCAGAAAGTACAGAAAATTGGATTCAGGATATCACCATAGTAGAAGAAACCATTGAAAACTCCAATAATATCCATGTTAAAATATTTCATTAG
- a CDS encoding DUF6048 family protein codes for MLKYFISLFFIVIPLLVIGQDKPIDLQPKDTVEYKEEYGLRVGVDLNRLIFSFVDEDYTGLELVGDYRLTQKLYVAAELGNEEKTRSEDLGNSVLYNHTVSGSYLKVGVDMNTYENWFGMNNVISIGGRYAIASFNQTLNDYSIYDTSRFYNPDGFVPGLEPGQKFESLSASWLEFIFGVKAELFANIYMGISARLGFLISNKEDDAFRNLWIPGFNKVTDDSNFGVSYNYTISYFIPLYKKSKKEKEKLPEPE; via the coding sequence ATGTTAAAATATTTCATTAGCCTTTTTTTCATTGTAATTCCTTTGCTGGTCATAGGTCAAGATAAACCTATAGACCTGCAACCAAAAGATACGGTGGAGTATAAAGAAGAATATGGTTTACGGGTTGGTGTGGACTTAAACCGATTGATATTCTCATTTGTAGATGAAGACTATACCGGTTTAGAGTTGGTAGGTGATTATAGACTTACACAAAAATTATATGTAGCTGCCGAATTAGGTAATGAAGAAAAAACACGATCAGAAGATTTGGGCAATAGCGTGCTTTATAATCACACAGTATCCGGAAGTTACCTAAAAGTAGGTGTGGACATGAACACGTATGAAAACTGGTTTGGCATGAACAATGTCATTTCAATTGGTGGCCGCTATGCTATAGCTAGTTTTAACCAAACCCTGAATGACTATTCTATTTATGATACTAGTCGTTTCTACAATCCAGACGGTTTTGTTCCGGGATTGGAACCAGGTCAAAAGTTTGAAAGTCTTAGTGCATCTTGGCTAGAATTTATATTTGGTGTAAAAGCGGAACTTTTTGCCAATATTTATATGGGAATAAGTGCCCGTTTAGGCTTTTTGATTTCCAATAAAGAAGATGATGCTTTTCGCAACTTATGGATTCCAGGTTTTAACAAAGTAACGGACGACAGCAATTTTGGCGTAAGTTACAACTACACCATCTCCTACTTTATACCGCTTTACAAAAAATCCAAAAAGGAAAAAGAGAAATTGCCAGAACCAGAGTAA
- a CDS encoding VOC family protein, which translates to MKNKNTLINYVEFKTKDLEKTKQFYNACFGWVFTDYGPTYIAFEESGIEGGFETTEEEIVNGVLVVLYHENLNVIKDKIEAHDGTISIAIFSFPGGRRFHFLDPSGNELAVWSDK; encoded by the coding sequence ATGAAAAATAAGAATACATTGATAAATTATGTTGAATTCAAGACCAAGGATTTAGAGAAAACAAAACAATTTTATAATGCATGCTTTGGATGGGTCTTTACGGATTACGGACCTACCTATATCGCTTTTGAAGAAAGTGGTATTGAAGGAGGGTTTGAAACAACAGAAGAAGAAATTGTAAATGGAGTACTTGTGGTATTATACCATGAAAATCTTAATGTAATAAAAGACAAGATTGAAGCGCATGATGGAACAATATCCATAGCTATTTTCTCATTCCCGGGAGGAAGAAGGTTTCATTTTCTTGACCCATCAGGAAACGAACTTGCGGTTTGGTCAGATAAATAA
- a CDS encoding THUMP domain-containing class I SAM-dependent RNA methyltransferase — translation MAENFRMLAKTFYGFEPILAKELRNLGAGNVEEGVRNVSFDGDTGFLYKANLCLRTALKIMKPIERFKVFGEKELYERVYAIDWPDFFDHDKTFAIDTTMNSEVFNNSMYVSQKAKDALVDKFRAVKRQRPNVSTQNPDIRINIHLYKNTCTISLDSSGNSLHQRGYRIATNIAPINEVLAAGLLFLSGWDGQLDFLDPMCGSGTFLIEAGMIACNIPANINREAYAFMNWNDYDAELHEKIVAASLNKTREFHHKIIGYDKAPSATRKAQENVDNSNLSEYITIERKDFFRTEKPVDSKLHMVFNPPYGERLEIDFEDFYGKIGDTLKQHYPGTNAWLITSNLESLKFVGLRPSRKIKAFNGSLESRLVKYEMYEGSKKAKHKSEVNETKT, via the coding sequence ATGGCAGAGAATTTTAGGATGTTGGCCAAGACCTTTTATGGTTTTGAACCCATTTTAGCTAAAGAATTAAGAAACCTAGGAGCTGGGAATGTTGAGGAAGGAGTGCGAAATGTTTCTTTTGATGGGGATACTGGATTTTTATACAAGGCCAATCTTTGTCTGCGTACAGCCCTGAAAATAATGAAGCCCATTGAACGATTTAAGGTTTTTGGTGAAAAGGAATTATATGAAAGGGTATATGCCATCGATTGGCCAGATTTTTTTGATCATGATAAAACTTTTGCAATAGATACTACAATGAACTCTGAAGTGTTCAACAATTCAATGTATGTTTCCCAAAAAGCAAAGGATGCATTGGTTGACAAGTTTAGAGCGGTTAAAAGACAGCGACCTAATGTTAGTACACAAAACCCCGATATTCGTATCAACATTCATCTATATAAGAACACGTGTACGATTTCTTTGGATAGCTCTGGAAACTCTTTACACCAAAGGGGTTATCGTATTGCTACCAATATTGCCCCAATAAATGAGGTGCTAGCTGCGGGCTTATTATTTTTAAGTGGATGGGACGGACAATTGGATTTTCTAGATCCTATGTGTGGAAGTGGTACTTTTTTAATTGAAGCTGGAATGATTGCCTGTAACATACCGGCCAATATTAACAGGGAAGCCTATGCATTTATGAATTGGAATGATTATGATGCCGAACTTCATGAGAAAATTGTGGCGGCAAGTTTGAATAAGACTCGAGAATTCCACCATAAGATTATTGGATATGATAAAGCTCCCTCTGCTACGCGAAAGGCGCAAGAGAATGTTGATAATTCAAATCTTTCTGAATACATTACCATAGAGCGAAAAGATTTTTTTAGAACAGAAAAACCGGTAGATTCAAAATTACATATGGTTTTTAATCCACCCTATGGGGAAAGACTGGAAATTGACTTTGAAGACTTTTATGGTAAAATTGGAGATACCTTAAAACAACATTATCCGGGTACCAATGCATGGTTAATTACTTCAAATCTTGAATCTTTAAAGTTTGTAGGCCTCCGGCCTTCAAGAAAAATAAAAGCGTTCAATGGAAGTTTAGAGTCAAGACTTGTTAAATATGAAATGTACGAAGGAAGTAAGAAAGCAAAGCATAAATCAGAAGTAAATGAAACCAAAACATAA
- a CDS encoding ZIP family metal transporter yields the protein MNFPFLMMFAVPILAVWASFAFVWTIKPKNKKNITLLLAFSGAFLLALTFFELLPEVYENNNPKTIALLILAGILLQVFLEFFSKGAEHGHMHIDLQENKFPILLFLSLAIHALIEGVPIDGNNSILYGIVIHKIPVAIILSIFLVNSKMKTGLVILFITTFSFMTPLGSYIATQSSWMENNGYLMTALAIGVFLHISTVILFESSQGHSFNLGKLIVIMLGIGIAYLV from the coding sequence ATGAATTTTCCCTTTTTAATGATGTTTGCAGTACCTATATTGGCTGTTTGGGCAAGTTTTGCCTTTGTGTGGACCATAAAGCCTAAAAACAAAAAGAATATTACACTTTTACTGGCTTTTAGCGGTGCATTTCTTTTGGCATTGACTTTTTTTGAATTACTCCCCGAAGTATATGAGAACAACAACCCTAAGACTATCGCCTTATTAATTTTAGCGGGAATATTGCTTCAGGTTTTTTTGGAATTCTTTTCTAAGGGAGCCGAGCATGGTCATATGCACATTGACCTTCAGGAAAACAAATTCCCCATACTTTTATTTCTGAGTTTGGCCATACATGCACTGATTGAAGGTGTTCCAATAGATGGTAATAATTCAATTTTATATGGAATTGTCATCCATAAAATTCCTGTTGCTATCATTCTAAGTATTTTTTTGGTCAATTCAAAGATGAAAACCGGATTGGTAATTCTATTTATTACAACCTTCTCCTTTATGACACCTTTGGGAAGCTATATTGCAACACAATCCTCTTGGATGGAAAACAATGGCTATTTAATGACCGCATTGGCCATTGGTGTATTCCTTCATATTTCAACAGTAATTCTATTTGAAAGCTCTCAGGGACATTCCTTTAATCTGGGTAAACTAATTGTAATCATGCTAGGTATAGGTATAGCATATTTAGTGTAA
- the trhA gene encoding PAQR family membrane homeostasis protein TrhA, translating to MSISHSYSKEEKWNAYSHGLGIVLSILGMVILFQKDTDSKQFLFGSILVYSLSLILLFTASTLYHALQNPKLKTKFRIVDHISIYYLIAGTYTPVCLTVLIDSKGWLLFYLVWGIAFFGTVLKLFFTGKFEVFSLILYGVMGWLVVLDFSFLSKNMSSDGLLFLALGGAFYTIGILFYVLKKIPYNHLIWHFFVLGGAICHWFMIEIEVFL from the coding sequence ATGTCCATATCACATTCATATTCAAAGGAGGAAAAATGGAATGCGTATTCACATGGGCTGGGCATTGTACTTTCCATTTTGGGTATGGTTATTTTGTTTCAAAAAGATACAGATAGCAAACAGTTTCTTTTTGGAAGTATTTTGGTTTATAGTCTATCATTGATTCTTCTTTTTACAGCTTCCACCTTATACCATGCACTACAAAATCCAAAACTTAAGACGAAGTTTCGTATAGTAGATCATATCAGTATTTATTATTTGATTGCCGGCACATATACTCCAGTATGTTTAACGGTTCTCATAGATTCAAAGGGATGGCTGTTATTTTACCTTGTTTGGGGTATTGCATTTTTTGGGACCGTTTTAAAATTATTTTTTACGGGAAAGTTTGAAGTTTTTTCCTTGATTCTTTATGGAGTTATGGGATGGTTGGTTGTTTTGGATTTTTCTTTTCTTTCAAAAAATATGTCTAGCGATGGTCTACTATTTCTTGCTTTGGGAGGCGCTTTTTATACCATTGGGATTCTTTTTTATGTCTTAAAGAAGATACCATATAATCATTTGATTTGGCACTTTTTCGTATTAGGGGGTGCAATTTGCCATTGGTTTATGATTGAAATAGAGGTATTCCTATAA
- the thrS gene encoding threonine--tRNA ligase, which yields MIEITLPDGAIKKVSEGTTPMEIAKSISEGLARNVISAKFNDTVVETTTSLNQDGTLTLYTWNNDEGKKAFWHSTSHVVAQAIEELYPGVKLTIGPAIQNGFYYDVDFGEQSISEKDFPTIEKKAIEIARGKHDYKMRSVSKAEALSYYKEQDNVYKVELIENLEDGTITFCDHSSFTDLCRGGHIPNTGIIKAIKILSVAGAYWRGDENNKQLTRVYGISFPKQKELTEYLELLEEAKKRDHRKLGKELELFTFSKKVGQGLPLWLPKGAALRERLEDFLKKAQKKAGYEMVVTPHIGQKELYVTSGHYAKYGEDSFQPIHTPKDDEEFLLKPMNCPHHCEIYNSSPFSYKDLPKRYAEFGTVYRYEQSGELHGLTRVRGFTQDDAHIFCTPDQINEEFKNVIDLTLYVLGSLGFENFTAQVSVRDLNKPEKYIGSVENWDNAEKAIIEAADEKGLDYIIESGEAAFYGPKLDFMIKDALGRQWQLGTIQVDYTLPERFDLTYKGSDNELHRPVMIHRAPFGSLERFVALLLEHTGGNFPLWLIPVQAIILPVSEKHEKYAEKVLNSLENHEIRALIDNRNETVGKKIREAELKKIPFMLIVGEQEETSENVSVRRHGGEDFGSISINTFSDLVSTEINSTLKSF from the coding sequence ATGATTGAAATTACATTGCCAGACGGCGCAATAAAGAAAGTTTCTGAGGGCACTACTCCAATGGAGATTGCCAAAAGCATAAGTGAAGGGTTAGCCAGAAACGTTATTTCGGCAAAATTCAATGATACTGTTGTAGAAACCACTACGTCCCTTAACCAAGATGGTACGCTCACCCTGTATACTTGGAACAATGATGAAGGTAAAAAAGCTTTTTGGCATTCCACTTCCCACGTTGTTGCACAAGCAATTGAAGAATTGTACCCTGGCGTAAAACTTACTATAGGTCCAGCCATACAAAATGGGTTTTACTACGATGTAGATTTTGGAGAGCAATCAATTTCAGAAAAAGATTTTCCTACTATTGAAAAGAAAGCAATAGAGATTGCAAGAGGCAAACATGATTATAAAATGCGAAGTGTCTCAAAGGCTGAAGCCCTTTCATATTATAAAGAGCAGGATAATGTATATAAGGTAGAACTTATTGAAAATCTGGAAGACGGCACTATTACCTTTTGCGACCATAGTTCTTTTACAGATTTATGTAGGGGTGGTCATATTCCAAATACTGGAATCATCAAAGCAATTAAAATATTAAGTGTTGCAGGCGCTTATTGGAGAGGAGATGAAAACAACAAGCAACTTACAAGGGTTTACGGTATTTCATTTCCAAAACAAAAGGAACTTACTGAATATTTAGAACTTTTAGAAGAAGCAAAAAAACGGGACCATAGAAAGTTGGGAAAAGAACTGGAATTGTTCACTTTTTCCAAAAAAGTTGGGCAAGGACTTCCGCTATGGCTTCCCAAGGGTGCTGCTTTGAGGGAGCGCCTTGAAGATTTCCTGAAAAAAGCACAAAAGAAAGCAGGGTACGAAATGGTAGTTACCCCTCATATTGGACAAAAGGAACTCTACGTTACCTCTGGCCATTATGCCAAATATGGTGAAGATAGCTTTCAACCCATTCACACTCCAAAGGACGATGAGGAATTTCTATTAAAACCCATGAACTGTCCGCATCACTGTGAGATATATAATAGTAGTCCTTTTAGCTATAAAGACCTTCCAAAGCGTTATGCCGAGTTTGGTACGGTGTATCGGTATGAACAAAGTGGGGAATTGCATGGTTTAACACGTGTTAGAGGTTTTACCCAAGATGATGCACATATTTTTTGCACGCCAGACCAAATTAACGAAGAGTTTAAAAATGTTATAGACTTGACACTTTATGTCTTGGGTTCTTTAGGGTTTGAAAACTTTACGGCTCAAGTTTCGGTACGAGATTTAAACAAACCAGAAAAGTATATTGGCTCTGTTGAAAATTGGGACAATGCTGAAAAGGCAATTATAGAAGCTGCGGATGAGAAAGGGCTCGATTATATCATTGAAAGTGGTGAAGCTGCATTTTATGGCCCTAAGTTGGATTTTATGATAAAGGATGCCTTGGGTAGACAGTGGCAACTTGGCACCATTCAGGTCGATTATACGCTTCCCGAGCGTTTTGATCTTACCTATAAAGGAAGTGATAATGAATTACATAGGCCAGTAATGATTCACCGTGCTCCGTTCGGAAGCCTGGAGCGTTTTGTAGCATTATTGTTGGAACACACGGGCGGAAACTTCCCCTTGTGGCTCATTCCTGTTCAAGCTATAATATTGCCTGTCAGCGAGAAACATGAAAAATATGCTGAAAAAGTTTTGAATTCTTTAGAAAATCACGAAATTCGCGCGCTCATTGATAATAGGAATGAGACGGTAGGGAAAAAAATCCGTGAAGCTGAGCTTAAAAAAATCCCCTTCATGCTCATAGTTGGTGAGCAGGAGGAAACCTCTGAAAATGTTTCAGTTAGAAGACATGGAGGAGAGGATTTTGGTAGTATTAGCATCAATACGTTTTCAGACTTGGTATCTACTGAAATAAATAGTACCTTAAAGTCGTTCTAA
- the infC gene encoding translation initiation factor IF-3, which produces MRRRFRPQPRRENKNPHKINENIIAPEVRLVGDNVEVGVYPTAQALVKANELELDLVEISPKAIPPVCKIIDYKKFLYEQKKRDKALKAKATKVIVKEIRFGPQTDDHDYEFKKRHAEKFLKDGAKLKAYVFFKGRSIVYKDQGEILLLKLAQELEELGKVEQMPKLEGKRMTMFLAPKASKK; this is translated from the coding sequence ATACGAAGAAGATTTAGGCCCCAACCTAGAAGGGAAAATAAAAACCCTCATAAAATCAATGAAAATATTATAGCTCCAGAGGTTAGACTTGTTGGAGATAATGTGGAAGTTGGTGTTTATCCAACAGCGCAAGCCTTGGTTAAAGCTAACGAGTTGGAATTGGATTTGGTGGAGATTTCTCCAAAAGCCATTCCTCCAGTTTGTAAGATCATAGATTATAAAAAGTTTCTTTATGAGCAGAAGAAACGTGACAAGGCGCTGAAAGCAAAAGCGACCAAGGTAATTGTAAAGGAAATACGATTTGGCCCACAAACGGATGACCACGATTATGAGTTTAAAAAGAGACATGCTGAAAAATTCTTAAAAGACGGAGCTAAGCTCAAAGCTTATGTTTTTTTTAAAGGAAGATCCATAGTTTATAAGGATCAGGGTGAAATTTTATTATTGAAATTGGCACAAGAGCTTGAAGAATTAGGAAAAGTAGAACAGATGCCAAAACTGGAAGGTAAGCGAATGACCATGTTCTTAGCTCCCAAAGCCAGTAAAAAATAA
- the rpmI gene encoding 50S ribosomal protein L35 codes for MPKMKTKSSAKKRFKLTGSGKIKRKHAFKSHILTKKSKKRKLKLTHSTLVHESDVNSIKEQLRLK; via the coding sequence ATGCCTAAGATGAAAACAAAATCCAGTGCCAAAAAGCGATTTAAGCTTACAGGTTCTGGTAAAATCAAAAGAAAGCACGCTTTTAAGAGTCATATTTTGACCAAAAAGTCTAAAAAGCGTAAGCTTAAGTTGACACACTCTACGTTAGTACATGAGTCAGATGTTAACAGTATTAAAGAACAATTGCGATTAAAATAA